In Aegilops tauschii subsp. strangulata cultivar AL8/78 chromosome 3, Aet v6.0, whole genome shotgun sequence, one genomic interval encodes:
- the LOC120962033 gene encoding uncharacterized protein, whose translation MPQFGIGLHHGGLNIRDRSLVEELFSNNKIQVLVCTSTLAWGVNLPSHLSIIKGTEYYGEKTKRYVDYVITDILQMMGRAGRPQYDQHGKAVILVHEPELLR comes from the exons ATGCCTCAGTTTGGAATAGGTCTGCATCATGGAGGTCTAAATATTAGAGATAGATCCTTGGTCGAGGAACTCTTTTCAAACAATAAGATTCAG GTATTGGTATGCACTAGCACACTGGCTTGGGGTGTCAATCTTCCATCTCACCTTTCCATAATCAAG GGTACTGAATACTATGGTGAGAAAACAAAAAGATATGTTGATTATGTTATCACAGATATTCTACAAATGATGGGTCGTGCAGGCCGACCACAGTATGACCAACATGGCAAAGCTGTTATTCTTGTTCATGAACCAGAGCTTTTAAG GTAA